Below is a window of Enterobacter kobei DNA.
TTATTACAACAAGTTGAGTATGCGGGACCCGGTGCTGGAAAATGTTATCAATGTCATATCCCGTTCATTCTGACGGGATAGTTTGCCTCACCTGTCTGCCCGGTGGCCCACCAGTAATCGCACAATTCAACAACTATTTTACAATTTGCCGGGCCGTCAGGCTGCTTTATCACCCTTATCAATGGTATACTGCGGCGCAGCTAATTCAAAAATAGTTGATAAATACAACATTCCCTTGAATTGAAAAGCTTTCCTTCGTTATTCGCAACTGGAACACGCACGCTATGAGTAAACCCATTGTGATGGAACGCGGTGTTAAATACCGCGACGCCGATAAGATGGCTCTTATCCCGGTCAAAAACGTGGTAACAGAGCGTGAAGCCCTGTTAAGAAAACCGGAGTGGATGAAAATCAAACTCCCGGCAGACTCTACCCGTATCCAGGGTATCAAAGCGGCTATGCGCAAAAACGGCCTGCACTCTGTCTGCGAAGAGGCTTCGTGCCCGAACCTTGCGGAGTGTTTCAACCACGGCACCGCCACCTTTATGATCCTCGGCGCGATCTGTACCCGCCGTTGCCCGTTCTGTGACGTTGCTCATGGTCGTCCGGTCGCCCCTGATGCGAATGAACCGAATAAACTGGCGCAGACCATCGCTGACATGGCGCTGCGTTATGTGGTGATCACCTCCGTGGATCGTGATGATCTGCGTGATGGCGGCGCGCAGCACTTTGCCGACTGTATCACCGCGATCCGCGAAAAAAGCCCAACCATCAAAATCGAGACGCTGGTTCCCGATTTCCGTGGTCGTATGGATCGTGCGCTGGATATTTTAACCGCCACGCCGCCAGATGTGTTTAACCACAACCTGGAGAACGTGCCTCGTGTTTACCGTCAGGTTCGCCCTGGCGCAGACTACAACTGGTCGCTGAAGCTGCTGGAGCGTTTTAAAGAAGCGCATCCGGAGATCCCCACGAAATCCGGCCTGATGGTCGGGCTGGGTGAAACCAACGCTGAAATCATTGAAGTAATGCGCGATCTGCGTCGCCACGGTGTGACCATGCTGACGTTGGGCCAGTATCTCCAGCCAAGCCGCCATCACCTGCCGGTGCAGCGCTACGTCAGCCCGGACGAATTTGATGAGATGAAAGCCGAAGCGCTGGCGATGGGCTTTACCCATGCCGCCTGTGGCCCGTTTGTTCGCTCGTCTTACCATGCCGACATGCAGGCGAAAGGTCTGGAAGTGAAGTAAGCACGACATAATTGCTTACAGATGCGCATAAAAAAACCGGCCTGATAAGCCGGTTTTTTTGCAAGCCTGAGGCATTGCTATCACTCTTTGTGAGTGAGTTTCTCTGCGGTGATGTCACCGTCTACGGTTTTCTTCGCGCTGGTGTCATCATCGTTCATGGCTTTTTTGAAGCCTTTGATGGCTGCGCCGAGGTCACCGCCGAGCGTACGTAACTTTTTGGTACCAAACAGCAGCACAACCAGTGCGGCCACAACCAGCAGTTTGGTAATACTAATCTCACCCATAAATACCTTCTTTCATAAAACAGGCTGCGAAATGCGTCCTAAAACCTGACGTTATTAACGGTCATTTGACGCGCGCACACAATAGCAATCTGTAACAAGGTGAATCAAGTGTTGTTTAAAAAAACATCACATTAATTGCGGTGGCGCAAAACGCCGGTTTTTCAGCACCGGCAGTTTTTCGCGTGTCTGCATTATACGCGCTCGCGTTAACTCCGCAAAAATCAACTGCGGCACCTCTGCGGCGGCGGCCAGCGTAACACCCTGCGGGTCGATAATGCGGCTCTGGCCGATATTTCTGTTACCACACTCCCCGGCGGCAATCACATAGCAGGTGGTGTCCAGCGCGCGGGCCGAAAGCAGCGTTGCCCAGTGTTGCTCTTTCAGCGGGCCTCGAACCCAGGCGGCGGGCAACACCAGCACCTCAGCCCCCCGTAATGCCAGCGTCAGCGCCAGCTCCGGAAAGCGCAGATCGTAGCAGGTCATCAGTCCGACATTCATACCGTCAATCTCTATCAGCGGCGGGATAACATCGCCGGCATCCACCTGCGCCGACTCCTGCATGTTAAAGGCGTCATAGAGATGCAGCTTGGCGTAGTGAGCGATAATCTCACCACTGCGGATTGCCACCAGCGTATTCACCGCCCTGCCTGTCGTTGACGGCACGTGAACCGTCAGCACGGTGGTCATATTATTACTGCGGCTTTCGTTGAGCAGGCGCGTTAAAAATCCGCCGTCGAGCGTCTGCGCCGATTTCACCGACAGCGTAGGATCGTCATCGCTGCGCGCGAGTAAGGCTTCCGGCAACACCAGTAATGTGGCCTGCTGCGCCGCTGCCTGCGCCATTAACTCAGCACAGATCTGCGCATTGGTTTCCCAGTGTGGCGTCACCGCAAACTGCCCCGCTGCTACTCGCATCGCCTTTCCTCACATTTTTACGATAGTCATATCATTCTGACAGCATTACACTCATTCCCCTGACAAATCAAATAGCGGAAAAAGGCTGTGGGACAACTTCTTTTGGCGGTGTTTATTGGCGGCGGAACCGGCAGTGTTCTGCGCTGGTTTCTGAGTCTGCGTCTGAACCCTGCCCACCAGATCATTCCCCTTGGTACGCTAACCGCGAACCTGATAGGCGCATTTATCATCGGCGCAGGGCTGGCCTGGTTTAATCGCATGACGCATATCGACCCGCTGTGGAAGCTGCTGATCACCACCGGCTTTTGCGGCGGGCTGACCACCTTTTCCACCTTTTCGGCGGAAGTCGTGTTCCTGTTGCAGGACGGGCGTTTTGGCTGGGCATTTTTGAATGTAGCGCTGAACCTGTGCGGCTCTTTTGCCATGACCGCGCTGGCGTTCTGGATCTTTTCGACCGTCAACGCGCAGTAAACGCCTGCTGAAGGACGAAAAAAAACCCGCTTCTCAGCGGGTTTTTGAATTCTGTCTTATCGCTAACTTAGATAGGCATTACGTTAGCAGCAGAAGGGCCTTTGGCACCGTTAGTGATTTCAAACTCTACACGCTGACCTTCAGCGAGGGTTTTGAAACCATTGCTCTGGATTGCAGAGAAGTGTACGAACACATCTTTGCTGCCATCTTCCGGAGTAATGAAACCGAATCCTTTGGACTCATTAAACCACTTAACGTTACCTTTAATCTTAGACATCTAAATTACCTTTACATGAAATACGACACAAATGCTGTGTCGGGTATCAGTACACCAATTGTCGTGGGTTTTGTCCAGTCGAGATTTACGAAAAAGTGATAAATGTCGCGAACTTTTTCGCCCCTGCGGGGTTATCACCTTTCACGTCACGCGCAGAGAATGCTCTTCTTTTTACTGGAGAAAATACCGCCGTTAAAACTGGAAACGCATCCAGGCGAAGTAGACGTTGCCGTTATTATAGGTGCCAGGAATGTAGGTCATCTGGAACGTCGCCGGACCGTAACCTACCGACGCCAGCGGTAACACGACCGGCACCGGGATATACTTCCAGTTATCCCGCGCCGTGGCCCCTGCCGTAAAACCGAGGCCCAGATGAAAACGGTCATCTGCCAGCGGACGCCACGTTTTCTCCCAGCCATAGCCGCCGATGGGTTCCCACTTGTTATAAGAATCCTTAAACGCCATCAGATAAAGACCGTGCCAGTTGCCCTGCTCATCCCAGCGAGACTGACCAAAACCGGCGCCCCATGGTCGTTCGTTATAACGATCGGTCTTTTCTTTATCGTAGGCAAAACGCGCATGCCAGGTGATCGCCGGGACATATAAATCATACTGTTGCGGTGCCTGCCAGGTATGCCCGACATTATCACTTAAGGTGCTTAGCCATCCGTTTAGTGAACTCCCTGCGCTCGCTGTCTGCGTCAATAAGAATAATACCAGTAAAAAATATTTATTTAAAAAGGACACGTTCTCATTACCACTATTATGTATCAAAAATCAGGGTGGCATAAATTATCTTAATGAAAGCTTAACGAAATGAGGATGCTCTGAAACGGTTAGGCAGAAACGTTATTTTTCATCAGGATGTACTTATTATAGAAACAACCTCAGCAGGTTAATCCCGTCACGCTATCAACATGATTGCCGTTATCACACAAAGCACAGTATCGCCGTGTTGCTGAGGCCTCTCGTCGCCCAGGACAAGCACTTACGCGCCTGTGTCTGCCCCCACAACCATGACAGACAAGTGATCTTAACGGGTGATAATTATTATGATTCGTTTTAACCGCTGACATTAATAATCCCGCATTATTTACCGGGCAGATAATATATTACCAACCAAACCAGAAAACCTCTGCAATATTAATTAATGCAAAACTCAGGTAAGAAAAAAAATACGCTTAGCGGCGCTCAGGTTAATCTGTCATATGAAGGTCAAAAAGTCCCGACCTCAGTCACCGGGTCAGGTAATGCCAACAGCAGTGGTGTTACTGAACATTTTATTGATTTTAATCAGCTACTTTTCCCCATTAATTCGGCACATTGCGTCTTTGTTTTTCATTTACTTATTTTTTCACAGAATGCGTTCACCGTGTTCTGTCTCTCCGGGGATCTCATGCTAACGTTTATTGAACTGTTGATCGGGGTTGTGGTGATAGTCGGCGTGGCGCGCTACATCATCAAGGGCTATTCCGCGACGGGCGTGCTGTTTGTCGGCGGCCTGACGCTGTTGATCATCAGCGCCCTGATGGGTCATAAAGTGCTGCCTGCCAGTGCCACCAGCACCGGCTACAACGCTACCGATATTGTCGAATACATTAAAATCCTGCTGATGAGCCGTGGCGGCGACCTCGGGATGATGATCATGATGCTGTGCGGCTTCGCAGCGTATATGACGCATATCGGTGCCAATGACATGGTCGTCAAGCTGGCGTCCAAACCGCTGCGTTATATCAACTCACCCTATGTACTGATGATTGCCGCCTATTTTGTGGCCTGTCTGATGTCGCTGGCCGTCTCCTCCGCCACTGGCCTTGGCGTTTTGCTGATGGCAACGCTGTTCCCGGTGATGGTCAACGTTGGCATCAGCCGTGGCGCAGCGGCGGCAATTTGTGCCTCACCAGCGGCTATTATTCTGTCCCCCACCTCCGGTGATGTGGTGCTGGCAGCCAAAGCGGCGGAAATGCCGCTGATTGATTTTGCTTTTAAAACCACGCTGCCTATTTCTATCGCCGCCATTATCTGCATGGCAATCGCGCACTTTTTCTGGCAGCGTTACCTGGATAAGAAAGAGCACATTACCGTTGAAATGCTGGATGTGAACGACATCGTAACCACCGCCCCGTCGTTTTACGCCATCCTGCCGTTTACGCCGATTGTCGGCGTGCTGATTTTCGATGGCAAATGGGGACCGGAACTGCATATCATCACCATCCTTGTGATCTGTATGCTGCTGTCCGCCATCCTGGAATTCCTGCGCGGCTTTAATACGCAAAAAGTCTTTTCCGGCCTTGAAGTGGCGTATCGCGGCATGGCCGACGCCTTTGCTGGCGTGGTGATCCTGTTGGTTGCCGCTGGCGTCTTCGCCCAGGGCCTGAGCACCATCGGCTTCATCCAGAGCCTGATTTCCATCGCCACCTCTTTCGGCTCCGCGAGCATTATTTTGATGCTGGTGCTGGTGATCCTTACCATGCTGGCCGCCATGACGACCGGCTCCGGTAACGCCCCGTTCTATGCCTTTGTGGAGATGATCCCCAAACTGGCTCATGAAGCGGGTATTAACCCGGCCTATCTGTCTATCCCGATGCTGCAGGCGTCTAACCTTGGCCGTACCATTTCACCGGTTTCCGGCGTCGTGGTTGCCGTGGCCGGGATGGCAAAAATCTCGCCGTTCGAAGTGGTAAAACGCACCTCTGTACCCGTGCTGGTGGGTCTGATTGTGGTGATCGTCGCCACTGAAATTCTCGTGCCCGGCGTCGCTGGCTAATCTCGCGTATCCTTCGGCGCAGCGTGTTCAGGACGCTGCGCCCTCTTCACAAGGCTCCCCTCCCTCTGTACTTTCACGCCGCTTTTACCCGACAACGCGCTATTCGCGACGTGGGTCACACTTCCCCTTTTGCGCATTAATAATCCAGCTATTGCATTATTTATCCGGTAACCCACGGGTAAAACCCCCACCATACTCCCTGCAGTTCCTCACCAACGGAGTCCATCATGACCAAAAAACTTATCGCGCTGTGCGCCTGTCCTATGGGACTTGCCCATACTTTTATGGCTGCTCAGGCGCTGGAAGATGCCGCGAAAGCGGCAGGCTATGACGTCAAAATTGAAACCCAGGGCGCGGACGGCATTCAGAATCGCCTGACCGCCCAGGACATTGCCGAGGCGACCATCATCATTCATGCCATCGCCATTACGCCGGAAGATAACGAACGCTTCGATTCCCGCGACGTGTACGAAATCACGCTCCAGGACGCCATCAAAAATGCCGCCGGAACGCTGAAAGAAATCGAAGACATGATCGCCGCAGAACACTAATCCCTCTCTACAGGATCAGCCCATGGCCATTAAAAAACGCAGCGCAACCGTGGTCGCCAGCCCTTCAGGGGCGGCAACCGTGGCGAACACCACTGTGGCCACCCGTCGTCGCTTTTGGGGTGAGTTACCGCAACATATTATGTCCGGCATTTCACGCATGGTGCCAACGCTCATCATGGGCGGTGTTATTCTCGCGTTTTCGCAGCTTATCGCTTACAGCTGGCTGGATATCCCGGCTGATACCGGCATCATGGATGCCCTGAATTCCGGACAGTTCACCGGTTTTAATCTCTCGCTACTGAAGTTCGCCTGGCTGGCGCAGTCGTTTGGCGGCGTGCTGTTTGGCTTTGCGATCCCGATGTTCGCCGCCTTTGTTGCCAACTCCATTGGCGGCAAACTGGCATTTCCGGCAGGGTTTATCGGCGGACTGATGTCCACTCAGCCTACGCAATTGCTCAGCTTTGATCCGACGGCGTTGCAGTGGGTGACCACCGCGCCAGTGCCGTCGACCTTTATCGGTGCGCTGATCATCTCTATTGCCGCGGGCTATCTGGTGAAGTGGATGAACCAGACGTTCCGCATGCCGGACTATCTGCTGGCGTTCAAAACCACCTTTCTGTTGCCGATCCTGTCGGCAATCTTCGTCATGCTGGCGATGTATTACGTGATCACCCCCTTTGGCGGCTGGATCAACGGCGGCATCCGTACCCTGCTGACCGCCGCCGGGGAAAAAGGCGTGCTGATGTATGCCATCGGCATTTCCGCTGCCACCGCCATCGACCTGGGCGGGCCGATCAATAAAGCCGCCGGATTTGTCGCCTTCAGCTTTACTACCGATCACGTTCTGCCGGTGACCGCCCGTTCTATCGCCATTGTTATTCCATCGATAGGTCTGGGGCTTGCCACGCTGCT
It encodes the following:
- the lipA gene encoding lipoyl synthase, with translation MSKPIVMERGVKYRDADKMALIPVKNVVTEREALLRKPEWMKIKLPADSTRIQGIKAAMRKNGLHSVCEEASCPNLAECFNHGTATFMILGAICTRRCPFCDVAHGRPVAPDANEPNKLAQTIADMALRYVVITSVDRDDLRDGGAQHFADCITAIREKSPTIKIETLVPDFRGRMDRALDILTATPPDVFNHNLENVPRVYRQVRPGADYNWSLKLLERFKEAHPEIPTKSGLMVGLGETNAEIIEVMRDLRRHGVTMLTLGQYLQPSRHHLPVQRYVSPDEFDEMKAEALAMGFTHAACGPFVRSSYHADMQAKGLEVK
- the tatE gene encoding twin-arginine translocase subunit TatE, which encodes MGEISITKLLVVAALVVLLFGTKKLRTLGGDLGAAIKGFKKAMNDDDTSAKKTVDGDITAEKLTHKE
- a CDS encoding deaminated glutathione amidase, which produces MRVAAGQFAVTPHWETNAQICAELMAQAAAQQATLLVLPEALLARSDDDPTLSVKSAQTLDGGFLTRLLNESRSNNMTTVLTVHVPSTTGRAVNTLVAIRSGEIIAHYAKLHLYDAFNMQESAQVDAGDVIPPLIEIDGMNVGLMTCYDLRFPELALTLALRGAEVLVLPAAWVRGPLKEQHWATLLSARALDTTCYVIAAGECGNRNIGQSRIIDPQGVTLAAAAEVPQLIFAELTRARIMQTREKLPVLKNRRFAPPQLM
- the crcB gene encoding fluoride efflux transporter CrcB — its product is MGQLLLAVFIGGGTGSVLRWFLSLRLNPAHQIIPLGTLTANLIGAFIIGAGLAWFNRMTHIDPLWKLLITTGFCGGLTTFSTFSAEVVFLLQDGRFGWAFLNVALNLCGSFAMTALAFWIFSTVNAQ
- the cspE gene encoding transcription antiterminator/RNA stability regulator CspE, with amino-acid sequence MSKIKGNVKWFNESKGFGFITPEDGSKDVFVHFSAIQSNGFKTLAEGQRVEFEITNGAKGPSAANVMPI
- the pagP gene encoding lipid IV(A) palmitoyltransferase PagP, coding for MSFLNKYFLLVLFLLTQTASAGSSLNGWLSTLSDNVGHTWQAPQQYDLYVPAITWHARFAYDKEKTDRYNERPWGAGFGQSRWDEQGNWHGLYLMAFKDSYNKWEPIGGYGWEKTWRPLADDRFHLGLGFTAGATARDNWKYIPVPVVLPLASVGYGPATFQMTYIPGTYNNGNVYFAWMRFQF
- the dcuC gene encoding anaerobic C4-dicarboxylate transporter DcuC — protein: MLTFIELLIGVVVIVGVARYIIKGYSATGVLFVGGLTLLIISALMGHKVLPASATSTGYNATDIVEYIKILLMSRGGDLGMMIMMLCGFAAYMTHIGANDMVVKLASKPLRYINSPYVLMIAAYFVACLMSLAVSSATGLGVLLMATLFPVMVNVGISRGAAAAICASPAAIILSPTSGDVVLAAKAAEMPLIDFAFKTTLPISIAAIICMAIAHFFWQRYLDKKEHITVEMLDVNDIVTTAPSFYAILPFTPIVGVLIFDGKWGPELHIITILVICMLLSAILEFLRGFNTQKVFSGLEVAYRGMADAFAGVVILLVAAGVFAQGLSTIGFIQSLISIATSFGSASIILMLVLVILTMLAAMTTGSGNAPFYAFVEMIPKLAHEAGINPAYLSIPMLQASNLGRTISPVSGVVVAVAGMAKISPFEVVKRTSVPVLVGLIVVIVATEILVPGVAG
- a CDS encoding PTS fructose transporter subunit IIB, with product MTKKLIALCACPMGLAHTFMAAQALEDAAKAAGYDVKIETQGADGIQNRLTAQDIAEATIIIHAIAITPEDNERFDSRDVYEITLQDAIKNAAGTLKEIEDMIAAEH
- a CDS encoding PTS fructose transporter subunit IIC, whose amino-acid sequence is MAIKKRSATVVASPSGAATVANTTVATRRRFWGELPQHIMSGISRMVPTLIMGGVILAFSQLIAYSWLDIPADTGIMDALNSGQFTGFNLSLLKFAWLAQSFGGVLFGFAIPMFAAFVANSIGGKLAFPAGFIGGLMSTQPTQLLSFDPTALQWVTTAPVPSTFIGALIISIAAGYLVKWMNQTFRMPDYLLAFKTTFLLPILSAIFVMLAMYYVITPFGGWINGGIRTLLTAAGEKGVLMYAIGISAATAIDLGGPINKAAGFVAFSFTTDHVLPVTARSIAIVIPSIGLGLATLLDRRLTGKRLFSAQLYPQGKTAMFLAFMGISEGAIPFALESPLTAIPSYMIGAIVGSTTAVWLGAVQWFPESAIWAWPLVTNLGVYMFGIVLGAVITALLVIVSRNMLYRRGKLLIDSL